A stretch of the Marinobacter sp. JH2 genome encodes the following:
- a CDS encoding PspA/IM30 family protein yields MSIWRKLNTLFRASAHEPVAKLVEANDLRIFEQELRDAEQAIARSKRELAHLMAEKTRLERDNNGLQAAITKREQQATQALEQDDEALALELANLIAEDETVLQRQQQQHAKLQQQENQLNRQLRDSGRALKHFHSEMRLAKANRHAEQVTRQLRGHASGLHSHMEELNVSANRIRARQTEAEDVEAALTELDAEQNNSDLDARLKAAGIDNGGSNGEKVLARLKAR; encoded by the coding sequence ATGAGCATCTGGCGCAAACTGAACACTCTGTTTCGGGCCTCGGCCCATGAACCGGTCGCAAAGCTAGTGGAAGCAAACGACCTTCGAATTTTTGAACAGGAACTGCGGGACGCCGAGCAAGCCATTGCCCGATCAAAACGAGAGCTGGCGCACCTGATGGCCGAAAAAACCCGGCTGGAACGCGACAATAACGGCCTGCAAGCAGCCATTACCAAACGGGAGCAGCAAGCCACTCAGGCTCTGGAGCAAGACGACGAAGCCTTGGCGCTGGAGCTGGCCAACCTGATTGCAGAGGATGAAACCGTACTGCAACGCCAGCAACAACAGCACGCAAAACTCCAACAACAGGAAAACCAGCTGAACCGCCAGTTGCGGGATTCTGGCCGGGCACTGAAACATTTCCACAGTGAAATGCGTCTGGCGAAAGCCAACCGGCATGCCGAGCAAGTCACCAGACAGCTTCGCGGCCATGCAAGCGGGCTGCACAGCCATATGGAAGAACTAAACGTGTCAGCCAATCGAATTCGTGCCCGTCAAACCGAGGCCGAGGATGTAGAAGCCGCCTTGACCGAGCTGGATGCGGAACAAAATAACAGCGACCTGGATGCCCGGCTGAAAGCGGCGGGTATCGACAACGGCGGCAGCAACGGCGAGAAGGTGCTAGCCCGCTTAAAGGCCCGCTAG
- a CDS encoding NAD(P)H-binding protein: MKVMVLGSTGLTGGLLVKKLLGNPDITSVVAPVRRPLEWSHPNLEAPEIDFDDMGAHAGIFHVDALVCCLGTTIKKAGSQEAFRQVDYSYALNAASLAKKAGAKACILMSAIGASSKSSVFYSRVKGELEDAIRALEFPYLSIYQPSLLLGQRQEHRTAEGLGMAVMPVANRALVGPLRKYRAIEAETIAAAMTNEVVRIEAGRSVGVKVSVREYSDIVALAGL; encoded by the coding sequence ATGAAGGTTATGGTTCTGGGTTCGACCGGGTTAACGGGTGGTCTGTTAGTCAAGAAGCTACTGGGGAATCCCGATATTACGAGCGTGGTGGCGCCGGTGCGCCGGCCTTTGGAATGGAGCCATCCGAACCTTGAGGCGCCTGAGATCGATTTTGATGACATGGGCGCTCACGCGGGAATATTCCATGTAGATGCGCTCGTGTGCTGCCTGGGCACCACCATCAAAAAAGCGGGTTCTCAAGAAGCGTTCCGTCAGGTCGATTACAGCTATGCACTGAATGCCGCGAGTTTGGCGAAAAAGGCGGGTGCCAAAGCCTGTATTTTGATGTCAGCCATTGGGGCGTCTTCGAAGTCTTCGGTGTTTTACAGCCGGGTGAAAGGCGAGTTGGAAGACGCCATACGGGCGCTGGAGTTTCCGTACCTCTCAATCTATCAACCGAGCCTGTTGCTGGGCCAGCGGCAAGAGCATCGCACAGCGGAAGGCTTGGGGATGGCGGTGATGCCGGTGGCTAATCGAGCCTTGGTCGGGCCGTTGCGCAAGTACCGCGCGATTGAGGCGGAGACGATTGCTGCGGCCATGACGAACGAGGTTGTTCGCATCGAAGCTGGCCGCAGCGTTGGTGTGAAGGTGTCTGTGCGGGAGTATTCAGACATTGTGGCGCTAGCGGGCCTTTAA
- a CDS encoding helix-turn-helix transcriptional regulator: protein MAQTSAIISELKRQLRSHGLTYQHVANALGLSEASVKRLFSEKQFSLKRLDQVCTLMGMEISDLVRKLAPEPKVQQLTLEQEQELVSDVCLLLVAVCAMNRWQFQEIHQVYELSETDLIGHLAKLDRMGVLELLPGNRFKLLVSHDFAWQPGGPIQNFFEAEVQQDFLKCRFNHPGELRLFVSGMLSTQSNEAVQQKLNRLALEFRHCHEEDLALPLEHRFGVSLLMAMRPWEIEAFDRFRRPEAFKDYPPYSR, encoded by the coding sequence ATGGCGCAAACCAGTGCCATTATCAGTGAACTCAAACGGCAACTAAGATCGCATGGGCTGACGTATCAGCACGTGGCGAATGCTTTGGGCTTGTCGGAAGCGAGTGTTAAGCGGCTGTTTTCGGAAAAGCAGTTTTCGCTGAAGCGGCTGGACCAAGTGTGCACGCTGATGGGTATGGAGATCAGCGATCTCGTGCGCAAGTTGGCGCCAGAGCCCAAAGTTCAGCAGCTGACCTTAGAGCAGGAACAGGAATTGGTATCGGATGTCTGCTTGTTGCTGGTGGCCGTCTGCGCCATGAACCGGTGGCAGTTTCAGGAAATTCACCAGGTTTACGAGTTGTCGGAAACCGATTTGATTGGTCATCTCGCCAAGCTTGATCGAATGGGCGTGCTCGAGTTATTGCCCGGTAATCGATTCAAACTGTTGGTCAGTCATGATTTTGCCTGGCAGCCGGGTGGGCCCATTCAGAATTTTTTTGAAGCCGAAGTGCAGCAGGATTTTCTGAAGTGCCGGTTCAATCACCCCGGCGAATTGAGGCTGTTTGTCAGCGGCATGCTCTCTACCCAATCGAACGAAGCGGTTCAGCAGAAGCTCAATCGCTTGGCGCTGGAGTTTCGGCATTGCCATGAAGAGGATCTGGCTTTGCCTCTGGAACATCGTTTCGGGGTGAGCTTGTTGATGGCCATGCGCCCATGGGAGATCGAGGCGTTTGACCGCTTCCGGCGGCCAGAAGCGTTTAAAGACTATCCTCCGTATAGCCGTTGA
- a CDS encoding YiaA/YiaB family inner membrane protein, with translation MDSELKSNSNSWVFFVKVSFAIALFAAAAGVVLAPVDIVIKGYMAISALFLVSTTITLSKTLRDEHEQSRIANRISEARTHQLLKEYGE, from the coding sequence ATGGATAGCGAACTGAAGAGTAACTCGAACTCTTGGGTATTTTTTGTAAAGGTTTCATTCGCCATTGCACTGTTTGCCGCCGCCGCGGGTGTGGTGCTCGCGCCCGTTGATATCGTGATAAAAGGCTACATGGCGATCAGCGCACTGTTTCTCGTCAGCACCACCATCACGCTGTCGAAAACACTACGCGATGAACACGAGCAGAGCCGCATTGCGAATCGTATTTCCGAAGCTCGCACCCATCAGCTGCTGAAAGAATACGGGGAGTAA